The following proteins are encoded in a genomic region of Natronogracilivirga saccharolytica:
- a CDS encoding bifunctional folylpolyglutamate synthase/dihydrofolate synthase → MKFTDIRHVYEMLDRMPSFQRQGAGAARLGLDRIRWFCAVMGNPEKRVSCIHVAGTNGKGSVCAILALAYQEAGYRCGLFTSPHLEHIRERFRINGTFIPEEDMLRFFQLYGRELQESELSYFEITTALAFWWFDQSGVDLAIYETGLGGRLDATNVVTPEVAVITSIGMDHQNFLGDTLSGIAKEKGGIIKHGVPVVIGNMAYEARMKLEDIAQERNAPVLDVREMQPRQLPRVRAEKQPAGKMAMTTGDDTGAVRTSTGIDRPESAIFTFREDDELIEVTSDLISPVHRWNIAVAHMAVKAAGDAFPVTRPAFIKAVSAAGSSGLMKARFERMHPDYPWYFDAAHNAEAVGALTDAVSGQDWQTEPVIVLSIMRDKVQKKVLKPFSVFEKNYYYALQTERAADIALITPYVANIKNLPPNEEEIIDFFKGFTNQVVIFTGSFYFYGVVKGWISRIIKS, encoded by the coding sequence ATGAAGTTCACTGATATCCGTCACGTTTATGAGATGCTGGACCGCATGCCCTCTTTTCAGCGGCAAGGTGCCGGTGCTGCGCGTCTGGGACTGGATCGCATCCGGTGGTTCTGTGCCGTTATGGGAAACCCCGAAAAACGAGTGTCGTGTATCCACGTGGCGGGAACAAACGGCAAGGGCAGTGTCTGCGCCATACTGGCTCTGGCATATCAAGAGGCGGGATACCGGTGCGGGCTGTTTACTTCCCCCCATCTTGAGCACATCAGGGAGCGGTTCCGGATAAACGGCACGTTCATCCCTGAAGAAGATATGCTCCGTTTTTTTCAGCTTTACGGCAGGGAATTACAGGAGTCGGAGCTAAGCTATTTTGAAATCACAACAGCACTTGCTTTCTGGTGGTTTGATCAAAGCGGCGTTGATCTGGCGATTTATGAAACCGGGCTGGGAGGCAGGCTGGATGCAACCAATGTGGTGACTCCGGAAGTTGCCGTAATAACATCCATCGGTATGGATCATCAGAATTTCCTGGGAGACACCCTCTCCGGCATAGCGAAAGAGAAGGGCGGTATTATCAAACACGGTGTGCCGGTGGTAATTGGAAACATGGCATATGAGGCCCGGATGAAGCTGGAGGACATTGCGCAGGAGCGAAATGCCCCTGTTCTGGATGTCCGGGAAATGCAGCCCCGGCAGTTACCGCGCGTCAGGGCTGAAAAACAGCCCGCGGGAAAAATGGCAATGACCACGGGTGATGACACCGGCGCTGTCAGAACCAGCACCGGCATAGATCGTCCGGAGTCCGCAATCTTTACTTTCCGGGAAGATGATGAACTCATTGAAGTGACATCCGACCTGATTTCGCCTGTGCACAGATGGAATATTGCAGTGGCGCACATGGCTGTGAAGGCGGCAGGTGATGCATTCCCGGTAACACGACCCGCCTTTATAAAAGCAGTATCGGCGGCCGGCTCAAGCGGATTAATGAAAGCGCGTTTCGAGCGGATGCACCCGGATTATCCATGGTATTTCGATGCGGCTCACAACGCCGAGGCTGTCGGGGCACTGACAGATGCTGTTTCCGGGCAAGATTGGCAGACCGAACCCGTTATTGTACTGAGTATAATGCGTGATAAAGTTCAAAAAAAAGTACTTAAACCGTTTTCGGTTTTTGAAAAAAACTACTATTATGCATTACAGACGGAGAGGGCGGCAGATATCGCACTGATCACGCCATATGTAGCCAATATAAAGAACTTGCCCCCCAATGAAGAAGAAATTATTGATTTCTTTAAAGGGTTTACCAATCAGGTAGTAATTTTCACTGGAAGTTTTTACTTTTATGGTGTGGTCAAAGGATGGATTTCTCGCATCATCAAGTCCTGA